One genomic region from Prunus persica cultivar Lovell chromosome G3, Prunus_persica_NCBIv2, whole genome shotgun sequence encodes:
- the LOC18782060 gene encoding cytosolic Fe-S cluster assembly factor NBP35 isoform X1 has translation MENGEIPENANEHCPGPQSDSAGKSDACEGCPNQQICATAPKGPDPDVVAIAERMATVKHKILVLSGKGGVGKSTFSAQLAFALAAMDFQVGLLDIDICGPSIPKMLGLEGQEIHQSNLGWSPVYVESNLGVMSIGFMLPEPDDAVIWRGPRKNALIKQFLRDVYWGELDFLVVDAPPGTSDEHISIVQCLDAGSIDGAIIVTTPQQVSLIDVRKEVSFCKKVGVQVLGIVENMSGLCQPVMDFKFLRMTEAGEQIDVTEWAREHLKERAPEFLSIIACTEVFDSSRGGAEKMCREMGVPFLGKVPLDPQLCKAAEEGRSCFVDQKCGVSAPALKKVIDKMMENQGLSRMLVDNNA, from the exons ATGGAGAACGGTGAAATTCCCGAAAACGCCAATGAAC ATTGCCCGGGTCCTCAATCCGATTCTGCTGGAAAATCTGATGCGTGCGAAGGATGCCCGAATCAACAAATTTGTGCTACTGCTCCAAAAGGCCCTGACCCAG ACGTGGTTGCAATTGCAGAAAGGATGGCCACTGTAAAGCATAAGATACTGGTTTTATCAGGAAAAGGTGGAGTTGGCAAGAGCACATTCTCCGCCCAACTTGCATTTGCACTAGCAGCTATGGACTTCCAGGTGGGTCTACTTGACATTGACATTTGTGGCCCGAGCATCCCAAAGATGCTTGGCCTAGAAGGCCAAGAAATCCACCAGAGCAACCTTGGCTGGTCTCCTGTATATGTTGAGTCCAACCTTGGGGTCATGTCAATTGGATTCATGCTTCCAGAACCTGATGACGCTGTTATATGGAGGGGGCCGCGCAAAAATGCGCTCATTAAGCAATTCTTGAGGGATGTTTATTGGGGTGAGCTTGATTTTCTAGTAGTTGATGCTCCTCCTGGGACCTCAGATGAGCACATTTCAATTGTTCAATGCCTTGATGCTGGTTCAATAGACGGTGCAATCATAGTCACCACTCCACAACAGGTCTCCCTGATTGATGTTCGGAAAGAAGTAAGTTTCTGCAAGAAAGTTGGAGTTCAGGTCCTTGGGATTGTTGAGAATATGAGTGGCTTGTGCCAGCCAGTGAtggatttcaaatttttgaggATGACAGAGGCCGGTGAGCAAATAGACGTCACAGAATGGGCAAGGGAGCATCTGAAAGAGAGAGCGCCGGAATTTCTAAGCATAATAGCTTGCACTGAAGTGTTTGATAGTAGCCGTGGTGGAGCTGAAAAAATGTGCAGGGAAATGGGGGTACCTTTTCTGGGGAAGGTACCATTGGACCCCCAGCTTTGCAAGGCAGCTGAAGAAGGTAGATCTTGTTTTGTTGATCAGAAGTGCGGGGTGAGTGCACCTGCACTGAAGAAAGTCATAGATAAAATGATGGAAAATCAGGGATTATCTAGAATGTTGGTAGACAACAATGCATAA
- the LOC18782060 gene encoding cytosolic Fe-S cluster assembly factor NBP35 isoform X2 translates to MATVKHKILVLSGKGGVGKSTFSAQLAFALAAMDFQVGLLDIDICGPSIPKMLGLEGQEIHQSNLGWSPVYVESNLGVMSIGFMLPEPDDAVIWRGPRKNALIKQFLRDVYWGELDFLVVDAPPGTSDEHISIVQCLDAGSIDGAIIVTTPQQVSLIDVRKEVSFCKKVGVQVLGIVENMSGLCQPVMDFKFLRMTEAGEQIDVTEWAREHLKERAPEFLSIIACTEVFDSSRGGAEKMCREMGVPFLGKVPLDPQLCKAAEEGRSCFVDQKCGVSAPALKKVIDKMMENQGLSRMLVDNNA, encoded by the coding sequence ATGGCCACTGTAAAGCATAAGATACTGGTTTTATCAGGAAAAGGTGGAGTTGGCAAGAGCACATTCTCCGCCCAACTTGCATTTGCACTAGCAGCTATGGACTTCCAGGTGGGTCTACTTGACATTGACATTTGTGGCCCGAGCATCCCAAAGATGCTTGGCCTAGAAGGCCAAGAAATCCACCAGAGCAACCTTGGCTGGTCTCCTGTATATGTTGAGTCCAACCTTGGGGTCATGTCAATTGGATTCATGCTTCCAGAACCTGATGACGCTGTTATATGGAGGGGGCCGCGCAAAAATGCGCTCATTAAGCAATTCTTGAGGGATGTTTATTGGGGTGAGCTTGATTTTCTAGTAGTTGATGCTCCTCCTGGGACCTCAGATGAGCACATTTCAATTGTTCAATGCCTTGATGCTGGTTCAATAGACGGTGCAATCATAGTCACCACTCCACAACAGGTCTCCCTGATTGATGTTCGGAAAGAAGTAAGTTTCTGCAAGAAAGTTGGAGTTCAGGTCCTTGGGATTGTTGAGAATATGAGTGGCTTGTGCCAGCCAGTGAtggatttcaaatttttgaggATGACAGAGGCCGGTGAGCAAATAGACGTCACAGAATGGGCAAGGGAGCATCTGAAAGAGAGAGCGCCGGAATTTCTAAGCATAATAGCTTGCACTGAAGTGTTTGATAGTAGCCGTGGTGGAGCTGAAAAAATGTGCAGGGAAATGGGGGTACCTTTTCTGGGGAAGGTACCATTGGACCCCCAGCTTTGCAAGGCAGCTGAAGAAGGTAGATCTTGTTTTGTTGATCAGAAGTGCGGGGTGAGTGCACCTGCACTGAAGAAAGTCATAGATAAAATGATGGAAAATCAGGGATTATCTAGAATGTTGGTAGACAACAATGCATAA
- the LOC18782278 gene encoding trihelix transcription factor GT-4 encodes MYLSEKARPVDLYKGGGLGGEEESEREMMMEVVVVANGSAPPHHHHQNQSESQHQQQMHQMIVGIGENNSSGGEGEEQELCAATSNSIGSRAAGGGGAGAPKKRAETWVQEETRSLIGFRREVDGLFNTSKSNRHLWDQISAKMREKGFDRSPTMCTDKWRNLLKEFKKARHQVKVGSRSAKMSYYEDLQDLLRDRTNNNHNAASTDAAAASAAAYKSPTPPKLESFVRFCDKGLEDSGIPFGPMEATDRSALNLERQLDHDGDPLAITAADTVAVSGVPPWNWREGPGNGGEGHSSYCGKIITVKLGEYTRRIGIDGTADAIKEAIKSAFRIRTKRAFWLEDEDQVVRSLDRDMPLGNYTLHLDEGITIKLCLYDDSDRIVPTEEITLYTEDDFRDFLARRGLMGLRELSGYRRIDTLDELQSGAMYQGVRLLGD; translated from the exons ATGTACCTCTCGGAGAAGGCCCGACCGGTTGACTTGTACAAGGGAGGAGGActaggaggagaagaagaatcggagagagagatgatgatggaggtggtggtggtggcgaaTGGGAGCGCTccacctcatcatcatcatcagaacCAAAGCGAAAGCCAGCACCAGCAGCAGATGCATCAGATGATAGTGGGGATTGGGGAGAACAACAGCAGCGGAGGAGAAGGTGAAGAGCAAGAATTGTGTGCTGCTACTAGTAATAGTATTGGCAGCAGAGCAGCAGGCGGAGGAGGAGCAGGAGCCCCAAAGAAACGGGCCGAAACGTGGGTCCAAGAAGAAACGCGAAGCCTGATAGGGTTTAGGAGAGAGGTGGACGGGCTTTTCAACACGTCCAAGTCCAACAGGCACCTCTGGGACCAGATCTCAGCCAAGATGAGAGAAAAGGGCTTCGACCGCTCCCCCACCATGTGTACGGACAAGTGGAGGAACTTGCTCAAGGAGTTCAAGAAGGCTCGTCACCAAGTCAAAGTCGGCAGTCGCTCGGCCAAGATGTCGTATTACGAGGACCTCCAGGACTTGCTCAGAGATAGAACCAACAACAACCACAACGCTGCTTCTActgatgctgctgctgcttctgcCGCTGCTTACAAGAGCCCCACTCCTCCCAAGCTCGAATCCTTTGTTCGCTTCTGTGACAAGG GTCTTGAAGATTCAGGCATTCCATTTGGACCTATGGAAG CTACCGACCGATCAGCACTCAATTTGGAAAGGCAGTTGGATCATGATGGCGACCCTCTTGCTATTACTGCAGCCGATACAGTTGCAGTTAGTGGGGTTCCTCCTTGGAATTGGAGAGAGGGTCCTGGAAATG GAGGGGAGGGCCACTCTTCTTATTGTGGAAAGATTATAACTGTCAAGTTGGGGGAATACACCAGAAGGATTGGTATTGATGGAACTGCTGATGCGATTAAGGAGGCAATCAAGTCTGCGTTCAGAATAAGAACTAAGCGGGCATTTTGGTTGGAGGATGAAGATCAGGTTGTCCGGAGTCTCGATAGGGACATGCCTTTGGGCAATTACACTCTTCACCTCGATGAAG GAATTACCATAAAGCTTTGCCTCTATGATGACTCTGACCGTATAGTTCCTACGGAAGAAATAACATTGTACACTGAAGATGATTTTCGTGATTTTCTTGCACGCCGTGGCTTGATGGGTTTACGAGAGTTGAGTGGCTATAGACGCATTGATACTTTAGATGAGCTACAATCCGGTGCAATGTACCAGGGGGTGAGACTTCTTGGGGACTaa
- the LOC18782104 gene encoding glyceraldehyde-3-phosphate dehydrogenase GAPC2, cytosolic isoform X2, translated as MAKIKIGINGFGRIGRLVARVALQRDDVELVAVNDPFINIEYISYMFKYDSVHGQWKHHELNAKDDKTLLFGDKPVKVFASREPEGIPWGKAGAEFVVESTGVFTDKEKASLHLKGGAKKVVISAPSKDAPMFVVGVVHDKFGIVEGLMTTVHSITATQKTVDGPSMKDWRGGRAAATNIIPSSTGAAKAVGKVLPALNGKLTGMAFRVPTVDVSVVDLTVRLEKKATYDEIKDAIKKESEGSMKGILGYTDEDVVSTDFVGDNRSSIFDAKAGIALNDNFVKLVSWYDNEWGYSSRVIDLICHIASVK; from the exons ATGGCCAAGATCAAGATTGGCATCAATG GATTCGGAAGGATTGGCCGCTTGGTTGCCAGAGTTGCTCTGCAGagagacgacgttgaacttgtCGCTGTGAACGACCCTTTCATCAACATTGAATACATC AGCTACATGTTCAAGTATGATAGTGTTCACGGGCAATGGAAGCACCACGAGCTTAACGCAAAGGATGATAAGACCCTTCTCTTTGGTGACAAGCCTGTCAAAGTTTTTGCTTCTAG GGAGCCCGAAGGGATCCCGTGGGGCAAGGCTGGTGCTGAATTTGTGGTTGAGTCCACCGGAGTGTTCACTGATAAGGAGAAAGCTTCTCTCCACTTAAAGGGTGGTGCAAAGAAGGTTGTGATTTCTGCCCCCAGTAAGGATGCTCCCATGTTTGTTGTGGGT GTTGTTCATGACAAATTTGGTATTGTGGAGGGTCTTATGACTACCGTCCATTCTATTACTG CCACtcaaaagactgttgatggACCATCAATGAAAGACTGGAGAGGTGGTAGAGCTGCAGCCACCAACATCATTCCCAGCAGTACTGGAGCTGCCAAG GCTGTTGGTAAAGTGCTGCCTGCACTGAATGGGAAGTTGACAGGAATGGCTTTCCGTGTTCCCACTGTTGATGTTTCGGTGGTTGATCTCACTGTGAGACTTGAGAAGAAGGCCACTTATGATGAGATTAAAGATGCCATCAA GAAAGAATCTGAGGGCAGCATGAAAGGAATCCTTGGATACACCGACGAGGATGTTGTGTCGACTGACTTCGTGGGTGACAACAG GTCGAGCATTTTCGATGCCAAGGCTGGAATTGCTTTGAATGACAACTTTGTGAAGCTTGTGTCTTGGTATGACAACGAATGGGGTTACAG CTCACGAGTTATTGACTTGATCTGTCACATTGCCTCTGTTAAATAA
- the LOC18782104 gene encoding glyceraldehyde-3-phosphate dehydrogenase, cytosolic isoform X1 — protein sequence MAKIKIGINGFGRIGRLVARVALQRDDVELVAVNDPFINIEYISYMFKYDSVHGQWKHHELNAKDDKTLLFGDKPVKVFASREPEGIPWGKAGAEFVVESTGVFTDKEKASLHLKGGAKKVVISAPSKDAPMFVVGVNEKDYTPDLNIVSNASCTTNCLAPLAKVVHDKFGIVEGLMTTVHSITATQKTVDGPSMKDWRGGRAAATNIIPSSTGAAKAVGKVLPALNGKLTGMAFRVPTVDVSVVDLTVRLEKKATYDEIKDAIKKESEGSMKGILGYTDEDVVSTDFVGDNRSSIFDAKAGIALNDNFVKLVSWYDNEWGYSSRVIDLICHIASVK from the exons ATGGCCAAGATCAAGATTGGCATCAATG GATTCGGAAGGATTGGCCGCTTGGTTGCCAGAGTTGCTCTGCAGagagacgacgttgaacttgtCGCTGTGAACGACCCTTTCATCAACATTGAATACATC AGCTACATGTTCAAGTATGATAGTGTTCACGGGCAATGGAAGCACCACGAGCTTAACGCAAAGGATGATAAGACCCTTCTCTTTGGTGACAAGCCTGTCAAAGTTTTTGCTTCTAG GGAGCCCGAAGGGATCCCGTGGGGCAAGGCTGGTGCTGAATTTGTGGTTGAGTCCACCGGAGTGTTCACTGATAAGGAGAAAGCTTCTCTCCACTTAAAGGGTGGTGCAAAGAAGGTTGTGATTTCTGCCCCCAGTAAGGATGCTCCCATGTTTGTTGTGGGTGTCAATGAGAAGGACTACACCCCAGATCTTAACATTGTTTCCAATGCCAGCTGCACCACCAACTGTCTTGCTCCATTGGCAAAG GTTGTTCATGACAAATTTGGTATTGTGGAGGGTCTTATGACTACCGTCCATTCTATTACTG CCACtcaaaagactgttgatggACCATCAATGAAAGACTGGAGAGGTGGTAGAGCTGCAGCCACCAACATCATTCCCAGCAGTACTGGAGCTGCCAAG GCTGTTGGTAAAGTGCTGCCTGCACTGAATGGGAAGTTGACAGGAATGGCTTTCCGTGTTCCCACTGTTGATGTTTCGGTGGTTGATCTCACTGTGAGACTTGAGAAGAAGGCCACTTATGATGAGATTAAAGATGCCATCAA GAAAGAATCTGAGGGCAGCATGAAAGGAATCCTTGGATACACCGACGAGGATGTTGTGTCGACTGACTTCGTGGGTGACAACAG GTCGAGCATTTTCGATGCCAAGGCTGGAATTGCTTTGAATGACAACTTTGTGAAGCTTGTGTCTTGGTATGACAACGAATGGGGTTACAG CTCACGAGTTATTGACTTGATCTGTCACATTGCCTCTGTTAAATAA